The DNA window CAATGCATAGAATACGTAATAGCATACactaaccaaaaaaaaaaaaaaaaaaggggatCAAAATTCCACATAAAACATTTAGTGTGCATTaatgttgtttttaataactttaCAGGTACTTACATGttaagaaaacaaaaaaaaaaaaaaaattaaggatacaaaaaaaaaaaaaaaaaatcaatatcaacttttttatattcaagctatcatttttcattttaaacAGTTTAagtagtaaaaaaaaattgttattgttatatgAATCAACCTcccttctttttcatcaatTTCTCAATTATTCAATTGTATATTGCTGGAAAGTAGGATGAAGAATATGCACAAGTAGAAGAACGTGTCAGCAATTAAATTGTTCGAATTAATTCTCTGTCAATATTATTTcctcaatttttttttttttttgatttggACAAACTCAATGAACATTATATATAGACCGACCTTGTTTGCAATTATCTCCcttattccttttttcttttttttttttttttctatttggtcggttttattttataaacaaaagacACTTAAGACATCtcaaaaaaccaaaaaagaaataagaaagaaaaaaaaaaaaaaaaaaaaaaaaaaagaaaacgaaacaaaccaacaaaaaacatacatacatatcAAAATGGGAATCAAAAAGTTTgtacattttttaattttattttttatattaggTGCAGGTTTGTTAACATTTTTCACAATCTTGTCCGGTGGTAGGAGTAGCGGAACATTGGGGAAATTTTATTGGTTGGAAGCAGATACTCAGAATATAGGAAATGCTCAAAATACTACGAGATGGACGAATTATATGTCTTGTGGGTTTACTAACGGAAACTATCATGATTGTTCTTCTAGAATGGCCGGATATCCATTTTCTCCAAGggataattttaatacatCCGCAAACTTGCCAAGCACTTTTGTTAGACATAGAAAAACTTACTACTATCTATCGAGGGTTGGTTGGGCTATGTTATTGATtggattatttttcattttatgtACACTTATTCCTTCTGTTTTGGCCTTGTGCTTTTCGATCCCATCTGTTTTGGTTTGTTCTTCCGTTTTTGTTTGGCTATCTTGGTTTTTCATCACCTTGGCAGCATGCTTACTCACTGCATGCTATGTCAAGGGTAGGAATGCCTTTCAAAACGACAACAGACATGCTAAATTGGGTGTTAAGAATTTTGCGTTTATCTGGACTACTGTTGCCTTACTAACCATTAGTGCTTTCTGGTATCCAGTTTCAACGATTATTGCGAAGGGTCAAAGACAAGGCTACATATAtggtaataaaaagaatacaCAGGCACAGAATTATGATTACGAAACTTCTTCTAGTGAGAACAATGAAAAGTTTACTAATGACGCAAACTCTTCTGGGTATCCTTTAGTTGAAAATCTGCAGGATAACCAGATTgccaataacaataataatacagcTAATATCAATCAGCAACCGGCTAACCCAAACACTCGCACTAGTGCTGGCAAGATCGCTTTCCAAAAAACTAACAGAGACCCTGAAGTTATAAAGAAGACCAATATGATGAGTAGTAAAAACACTGATAATAGTGgtgctattattaatgatgaGCAGAATCCTAGAGTTGTAACTACTTATAACAATGAGAAACAGAAATCTTCAGATTCCAATAAAAAGTCTTTCCTACAAAATGCAAGTCATAACAAAGATACCTCTTAGGATGAGTTGTCGaatatgataataaatctgTAACAttactttaatttttatttattatttttttcttttttctttttctttttctttttcttttttttttttttttttttttttgcttaattttatttctacttttattcattttctattttcacTATTATcgtaatatttaatttatcagaataattttgaatttttttatttttttattttatttttttttattttatttttttattttttttttttaaatgctTTGAAGGCCTTTATATTCACTTTTAATTGACAAGGgaaccaattttttaagGTTTTCGATATTTGATAcccaagaaaaaaagagaataGAAATATAAGCAAAGAaatcaaaagaaaagaaaaagcaaaaacagaaaacaagagaaagagagagggagaaaaaagattgaataaaaattttatttatagaGTTCTAATCAAAtacctctttttttatatcataTCTTACAGTTCATTGTTTACTAACATTTACATCATATTATCTTTATgttctttctttaaatatttgtttgtttgagCTGTATTTTGCTGTCCTCTTCTGCATCGAGGTTCTTTTTAactcttttttctattcttcaaaattaaaatgttgtgaaaaaagaaagggaCAGACCTCAATTCCAGTCGAGTTATAAATTGGACGAATGCAATCTACGTTTAAAGCTAATAACTATTTAAGTTAGTTCTCTTTgcctcctttttttttttttttctaatacaGAGTTctgaaaaatattgaaaataaagttgTCCATTCCGGCGATGATGATCATCAAAAAGTGGACGACCAACAGAAGATTTATGATACAAATCCTAACTCTAGCACTGTTAACACCGGTTATAATGACCAGAACCGTACCACTACTAATCCTCATGACAAGTATGAACAAGAAAGAGGCGACAACCGTAAGGAATTTGGTGGGACAGAAGCCATAGAAGAATATTCCGAAAATGGCTTGGGTCAAGGCACTAATGGACTAGTTCCTAAAAATGAAGAGAAATACTCTTCTAAAGAGACCGAGTCTGATGGTAATGATGTCAATAGGTATAATCACAAAGAAACTGCTGGTGCCACTACTGTGCTAGGGGCTGAGGGATTGACTGACACCAgatataataatgttacTGGTAAAGCTGTCGATCAACGTTCTGAACACAAACCCAAAGGTCAACAACGGTACGAAGCTAAACAGCAACAAGAGTCTGGGATTTCTGCTGATCATGATCATGATCAAAAAAAGCACCATCAACATGATCCATCAGACC is part of the Saccharomycodes ludwigii strain NBRC 1722 chromosome III, whole genome shotgun sequence genome and encodes:
- a CDS encoding uncharacterized protein (similar to Saccharomyces cerevisiae YDL222C | FMP45 | Found in Mitochondrial Proteome (paralog of YNL194C | integral membrane protein)), which codes for MGIKKFVHFLILFFILGAGLLTFFTILSGGRSSGTLGKFYWLEADTQNIGNAQNTTRWTNYMSCGFTNGNYHDCSSRMAGYPFSPRDNFNTSANLPSTFVRHRKTYYYLSRVGWAMLLIGLFFILCTLIPSVLALCFSIPSVLVCSSVFVWLSWFFITLAACLLTACYVKGRNAFQNDNRHAKLGVKNFAFIWTTVALLTISAFWYPVSTIIAKGQRQGYIYGNKKNTQAQNYDYETSSSENNEKFTNDANSSGYPLVENLQDNQIANNNNNTANINQQPANPNTRTSAGKIAFQKTNRDPEVIKKTNMMSSKNTDNSGAIINDEQNPRVVTTYNNEKQKSSDSNKKSFLQNASHNKDTS